Proteins from a genomic interval of Watersipora subatra chromosome 10, tzWatSuba1.1, whole genome shotgun sequence:
- the LOC137406911 gene encoding protein mesh-like, giving the protein MIFDRDKEASVTYSTAPRERFLSQVDSAIHESVSKAATARYSSKNALAVSWNKISFFSGNPDHIPYPRNTFQVIISTDGESTYAVFNYKTIVWDGGLASGGRANTGIGADSPHAQAGINAGNGEGFTNLAYGSNILDIDIEQASESEGQYIYELSADSPRPHGCVSRRPASMPLLLSPSSGPMTGGNPVEISNACFSRSKTIQCKFGTQVVKGMFLRPSKALCYAPVFYANKEIKFTLLIDGVEVYTKETFYLTSVFQPYKVDLVNLDNWNAIKPSDNLEMRWEPKELSHHRGTLSVKLFTYQEFKSSYGWQEEITVEEGVGNSGHYKLDPSTLNCQDRCKEKAVGALVLELANSPDKNSPGRLWSRPLALGWFVNQKLDRVMGKTWPAQMCYNWFVEDSREGLGWLSELEDCPCSKDQAIGDIGRFVPDPGCNMYNKVDVANCYYHKRAEHCVRSIWPS; this is encoded by the exons ATGATATTTGACAGAGACAAGGAGGCGTCTGTTACCTACTCAACAGCACCAAGAGAGCGTTTTCTATCTCAGGTAGACTCGGCTATTCACGAAAGCGTGTCAAAAGCTGCCACTGCCAGATACTCATCCAAGAATGCTCTCGCTGTCTCGTGGAACAAGATATCTTTCTTTAGTGGCAACCCAGATCACATTCCCTACCCA AGAAACACATTTCAAGTGATTATATCTACTGACGGTGAGTCTACCTATGCTGTTTTTAACTACAAAACTATTGTATGGGATGGAGGACTGGCCAGTGGAGGCAGAGCCAATACTGGAATTGGCGCCGACTCACCGCATGCGCAG GCTGGGATAAATGCTGGGAATGGAGAAGGATTTACCAACCTGGCATATGGTAGTAACATCTTAGACATCGACATAGAACAAGCGAGTGAATCAGAGGGGCAGTATATATATGAGTTGTCAGCGGACAGCCCCAGGCCTCATGGATGTGTTAGCAGACGACCAG CCTCGATGCCTCTGCTGCTGTCTCCATCAAGTGGACCTATGACAGGAGGAAACCCTGTAGAGATATCAAATGCCTGTTTCTCTCGGTCTAAAACAATTCAATGCAAGTTTGGAACGCAG GTGGTGAAGGGGATGTTTCTGCGCCCCTCCAAAGCTCTCTGCTATGCTCCTGTGTTTTATGCTAACAAAGAGATCAAGTTCACGCTTTTGATTGATGGAGTTGAGGTTTACACCAAAGAGACATTTTACCTGACAT CGGTCTTTCAACCATACAAGGTTGACTTGGTCAATCTCGATAACTGGAATGCTATAAAACCAAGTGACAACCTGGAGATGAGATGGGAGCCGAAGGAGTTATCTCACCACAGAGGAACCCTTAGTGTAAAGCTCTTTACTTACCAAGAGTTCAAATCA AGCTATGGGTGGCAAGAAGAGATTACTGTGGAGGAAGGAGTAGGCAACTCCGGGCATTATAAGCTGGACCCCTCAACACTAAATTGCCAAGATAGATGTAAAGAAAAGGCTGTTGGAGCTTTAGTCCTAGAGCTTGCAAATTCTCCTGACAAAAACTCTCCTGG ACGCCTGTGGTCTAGACCTCTTGCTTTGGGCTGGTTTGTCAACCAGAAGCTTGATCGTGTCATGGGAAAGACCTGGCCAGCCCAAATGTGCTATAACTGGTTTGTGGAGGACAGCAGAGAAGGACTTGGTTGGCTGAGTGAACTAGAG GACTGCCCTTGTTCCAAAGATCAAGCCATAGGTGATATCGGAAGGTTTGTACCCGACCCTGGCTGTAACATGTACAACAAAGTGGATGTTGCCAACTGTTACTACCACAAGAGGGCTGAACACTGTGTACGCTCAATATGGCCATCGTAA